A window from Corynebacterium singulare encodes these proteins:
- the lysS gene encoding lysine--tRNA ligase, which yields MSEKKNTEVNDVPEQLRIRREKRARLLESGTDAYPVTVDRTISMKELRQKYQVVAEGEEPAGAEGVTYLNAGEETDVEVAIAGRLIFMRNTGKLCFATLQDGDGTQVQAMLSLAEVGEERLAAWKSDVDLGDFISVRGRVIASRRGELSVMASQWTMAAKSLRPLPVSFADMNEETRVRQRYNDLIVREEARKNAMTRVKVMRALRNYLEGEGFVEIETPMLQTIHGGAAARPFVTHSNALDIDLYLRIAPELFLKRAVVGGIDRVFEINRNFRNEGVDRSHSPEFAMLETYAAWGDYNDCARTTRESIQAVARAVFGSTTVTLADGTEYDFGGEEWPEIEMYPSLNEALQRKFPGQPEVTIDTDVDTLKGIADVIGLDVPKNGGWGHGKLVEEIWEVLCEDQLEGPIFVKNFPVETSPLTRQHRSEPGVTEKWDLYVRGFELATGYSELVDPVIQRERFEDQARLAAGGDEEAMVLDEDFLAAMEQGMPPTAGTGMGVDRLLMALTGLGIRETVLFPIVKPEA from the coding sequence GTGAGCGAGAAGAAGAATACTGAAGTTAACGACGTCCCAGAGCAGCTGCGCATTCGCCGCGAAAAGCGTGCCCGTTTACTGGAGTCCGGCACCGATGCCTACCCGGTGACCGTTGACCGCACCATCTCCATGAAGGAGCTGCGTCAGAAATACCAGGTGGTTGCCGAAGGCGAAGAACCCGCCGGCGCCGAAGGCGTGACCTATCTCAATGCTGGCGAGGAGACCGACGTTGAGGTTGCCATCGCTGGCCGCCTAATCTTTATGCGCAACACCGGCAAGCTGTGCTTTGCCACTTTGCAGGACGGAGATGGCACTCAGGTGCAGGCGATGCTCTCCCTGGCTGAGGTTGGTGAGGAGCGCCTTGCTGCCTGGAAGTCCGATGTTGACTTGGGTGACTTCATCTCCGTGCGCGGACGCGTCATTGCGTCTCGCCGCGGCGAGCTTTCGGTCATGGCATCGCAGTGGACCATGGCTGCTAAGTCCCTGCGCCCTCTGCCGGTGTCTTTCGCGGACATGAACGAGGAAACGCGCGTTCGCCAGCGCTACAACGATCTCATTGTGCGAGAGGAAGCTCGCAAGAACGCCATGACCCGCGTGAAGGTTATGCGTGCCCTGCGTAATTACCTGGAAGGCGAAGGCTTCGTGGAGATCGAAACCCCGATGCTGCAGACCATCCACGGTGGTGCCGCTGCCCGCCCGTTTGTGACGCACTCCAATGCTCTAGACATTGACTTGTACTTGCGCATCGCACCGGAGCTGTTCCTCAAGCGCGCCGTTGTCGGCGGCATCGACCGCGTTTTTGAGATCAACCGCAACTTCCGCAACGAGGGCGTCGACCGTTCGCACTCCCCGGAGTTCGCCATGCTGGAGACCTACGCGGCATGGGGCGATTACAACGACTGTGCTCGCACCACCCGCGAGTCCATCCAGGCCGTTGCTCGCGCCGTCTTTGGATCCACCACCGTCACCTTGGCCGACGGCACTGAGTACGACTTCGGCGGCGAAGAGTGGCCGGAGATTGAGATGTACCCCTCCCTCAATGAGGCTCTGCAGCGCAAGTTCCCGGGCCAGCCTGAGGTCACCATCGATACCGATGTGGACACGCTTAAGGGCATCGCAGACGTCATTGGTCTCGACGTTCCGAAGAACGGTGGCTGGGGCCACGGCAAGCTGGTTGAGGAAATTTGGGAGGTTCTCTGCGAGGACCAGCTCGAAGGCCCGATTTTTGTGAAGAACTTCCCGGTTGAAACCTCCCCGCTGACCCGCCAGCACCGTTCCGAGCCGGGTGTGACCGAGAAATGGGACCTCTATGTTCGCGGCTTCGAGCTGGCCACCGGCTACTCAGAGTTGGTTGACCCGGTTATCCAGCGTGAGCGCTTCGAGGATCAGGCTCGCCTGGCTGCTGGTGGCGATGAGGAAGCCATGGTCCTGGATGAGGACTTCCTCGCGGCCATGGAACAGGGCATGCCGCCGACGGCCGGCACCGGCATGGGCGTTGACCGTCTGCTCATGGCCCTGACCGGCCTGGGTATCCGTGAGACCGTTCTCTTCCCGATTGTGAAGCCGGAGGCCTAA
- a CDS encoding ATP-dependent Clp protease ATP-binding subunit yields the protein MFERFTDRARRVIVLAQEEARMLNHNYIGTEHILLGLIHEGEGVAAKALESMGISLEDVRREVEEIIGQGSQPHTGHIPFTPRAKKVLELSLREGLQMGHKYIGTEFLLLGLIREGDGVAAQVLTKLGADLPRVRQQVIQLLSGYEGGEGEGGGQSQGGPGPVGAGAGAGAGQGGRGGSGGSGERSNSLVLDQFGRNLTQAAKDGKLDPVVGRDSEIERIMQVLSRRTKNNPVLIGEPGVGKTAVVEGLALDIVNGKVPETLKDKQLYSLDLGSLVAGSRYRGDFEERLKKVLKEINQRGDIILFIDEIHTLVGAGAAEGAIDAASLLKPKLARGELQTIGATTLDEYRKHIEKDAALERRFQPVKVDEPSLDDTILILKGLRDKYEAHHRVSYTDEALKAAASLSDRYINDRFLPDKAVDLLDEAGARMRIKRMTAPEGLREVDDRIAEVRKEKEAAIDAQDFEKAAGLRDQERKLGEERAEKEKQWRSGDLEEIAEVGEEQIAEVLAHWTGIPVLKLTEKESNRLLNMEEELHKRIIGQDEAVKAVSRAIRRTRAGLKDPRRPSGSFIFAGPSGVGKTELSKSLANFLFGSDDDLIQIDMGEFHDRFTASRLFGAPPGYVGYEEGGQLTEKVRRKPFSVVLFDEIEKAHKEIYNTLLQVLEDGRLTDGQGRNVDFKNTVLIFTSNLGTQDISKAVGLGFSGSSETDSDAQYERMKNKVNDELKKHFRPEFLNRIDEIVVFHQLTQEQIVEMVELLIGRVEKQLSDRDMGIELTQKAKDLLAKRGFDPVLGARPLRRTIQREIEDQLSEKILYGEIGAGEIITVDVEGWDGESKDNSEAKFTFTPRPRPLPEGTFEEELEDLEDTVVREADEEASSNEPDTITPDVLGESGSDSADESHNDDGDDGNPPPAGAGAGQPL from the coding sequence ATGTTCGAGAGGTTTACTGACCGTGCTCGCCGCGTCATCGTGTTGGCGCAGGAAGAAGCACGCATGCTCAACCACAATTACATCGGCACCGAGCACATCCTCCTGGGGCTTATCCATGAGGGTGAGGGCGTTGCTGCCAAGGCCCTGGAGTCCATGGGCATCTCGCTGGAGGACGTCCGCCGTGAGGTGGAAGAGATCATCGGCCAGGGTTCCCAGCCGCACACTGGTCACATCCCGTTTACCCCGCGCGCCAAGAAGGTCCTTGAGCTCTCCTTGCGTGAGGGTCTGCAGATGGGGCACAAGTACATTGGCACCGAGTTCCTGCTTCTCGGCCTCATCCGTGAGGGCGATGGCGTGGCCGCCCAGGTCCTGACCAAGCTGGGCGCTGACCTGCCGCGCGTGCGTCAGCAGGTTATCCAGCTGCTCTCCGGTTATGAGGGTGGTGAAGGCGAAGGCGGTGGCCAGTCCCAGGGCGGCCCCGGCCCGGTGGGAGCCGGTGCTGGTGCTGGCGCTGGACAGGGTGGCCGCGGTGGTTCTGGTGGCTCCGGCGAGCGTTCCAATTCGCTGGTTCTGGACCAGTTCGGTCGCAATCTCACCCAGGCTGCCAAGGATGGCAAGCTGGACCCGGTGGTCGGCCGTGATTCCGAGATTGAGCGCATCATGCAGGTGCTTTCCCGTCGCACCAAGAACAACCCGGTGCTCATCGGTGAGCCTGGTGTGGGTAAGACCGCCGTGGTTGAGGGCTTGGCTCTCGACATTGTTAATGGCAAGGTCCCGGAGACCCTCAAGGACAAGCAGCTGTACTCGCTTGACCTGGGTTCCCTCGTCGCCGGCTCCCGCTACCGAGGTGACTTTGAGGAGCGCCTGAAGAAGGTGCTCAAGGAGATCAACCAGCGCGGAGACATCATCCTCTTCATCGATGAGATCCACACCCTCGTGGGTGCTGGTGCTGCCGAGGGCGCCATTGATGCAGCCTCCCTGCTGAAGCCGAAGCTTGCCCGCGGTGAGCTGCAGACCATCGGTGCTACCACCCTGGATGAGTACCGCAAGCACATCGAGAAGGATGCAGCTCTCGAGCGCCGCTTCCAGCCGGTCAAGGTGGATGAGCCATCCCTGGATGACACCATCCTGATCCTCAAAGGCCTGCGCGATAAGTACGAGGCACATCACCGCGTCTCCTACACCGATGAGGCGCTTAAGGCCGCTGCCTCGTTGTCTGACCGCTACATCAATGACCGCTTCCTGCCAGACAAGGCCGTCGATCTTCTCGATGAGGCAGGTGCTCGTATGCGCATTAAGCGCATGACGGCTCCGGAGGGCCTGCGTGAAGTTGATGACCGCATCGCTGAGGTCCGCAAGGAAAAAGAAGCTGCCATCGATGCACAGGACTTCGAGAAGGCTGCCGGTCTGCGTGACCAGGAGCGCAAGCTCGGTGAAGAACGCGCGGAGAAGGAAAAGCAGTGGCGCTCCGGCGACCTCGAGGAGATCGCCGAGGTTGGTGAGGAACAGATTGCTGAGGTCCTGGCACACTGGACCGGTATTCCAGTTCTCAAGCTCACGGAGAAGGAATCCAACCGCCTCCTCAATATGGAGGAAGAGCTGCACAAGCGCATCATTGGCCAGGACGAGGCCGTCAAGGCCGTCTCCCGCGCCATCCGCCGCACCCGTGCAGGTCTGAAGGATCCGCGCCGCCCATCTGGTTCCTTCATCTTCGCCGGCCCGTCCGGTGTGGGTAAGACGGAGCTATCGAAGTCCCTGGCTAACTTCCTCTTCGGTTCGGATGATGACCTCATCCAGATCGATATGGGTGAGTTCCACGACCGCTTCACCGCCTCCCGTCTCTTCGGTGCTCCTCCGGGATACGTTGGCTATGAAGAGGGCGGCCAGCTGACCGAGAAGGTCCGCCGCAAGCCATTCTCCGTCGTCTTGTTCGACGAGATTGAGAAGGCACACAAGGAGATTTACAACACCCTTCTGCAGGTCCTTGAGGATGGCCGCCTGACCGATGGCCAGGGCCGTAACGTGGACTTTAAGAACACGGTGCTTATCTTCACCTCGAACCTGGGTACTCAAGATATTTCAAAGGCCGTGGGCTTGGGCTTCAGTGGTTCTTCCGAGACCGATTCGGATGCGCAGTACGAGCGCATGAAGAACAAGGTCAACGATGAGCTGAAGAAGCACTTCCGCCCTGAGTTCCTCAACCGTATCGATGAGATCGTAGTCTTCCACCAGCTCACCCAGGAGCAGATTGTGGAGATGGTGGAGCTGCTCATCGGCCGCGTAGAAAAGCAGCTGTCTGACCGTGATATGGGCATCGAGCTCACCCAGAAGGCCAAGGATCTCCTGGCCAAGCGTGGCTTCGACCCTGTCCTCGGTGCACGTCCGCTGCGCCGCACCATTCAGCGTGAGATTGAGGATCAGCTCTCCGAGAAGATCCTCTACGGCGAAATCGGTGCTGGAGAAATCATCACCGTGGACGTTGAAGGCTGGGACGGCGAGTCCAAGGACAATTCTGAGGCGAAGTTCACCTTCACCCCACGCCCGCGCCCGCTGCCGGAGGGAACCTTCGAAGAGGAGCTCGAGGACTTGGAGGACACCGTCGTGCGCGAGGCTGATGAGGAAGCCTCCTCGAATGAGCCGGACACCATCACTCCGGATGTCCTCGGGGAGTCTGGCAGCGATTCCGCTGACGAGTCCCACAACGACGATGGCGACGACGGCAACCCGCCGCCGGCAGGTGCTGGTGCCGGTCAGCCGCTCTAA
- a CDS encoding serine/threonine-protein kinase yields the protein MTTLPEFFTSQHQLRELAILDQGAGSTLFLVEDPSKEQLLVEIFSLEHRGVLRKAGVAGQLEHSAIAPIVGTGTMNNGQEFFVRRCLPGELLANFTGSGVGARHLSREEALATFTPLAEAVDFLIHRNRATYALRALNPRRIILTDHRSTAFFATVGPADAQESSRTTAEEVIARCAQLLSAAYPAFRADAAYPTATAIVEALRTHNAAPQQDIAQPIAQPAPEPVQQVVPHSDTPQKKSSPTLLLGLGAGAAALVIIAGLAWFFTGRAAWSEEEQALVDAHPALLSPRPGGSGVEDTTCESREPEESQTAKITCSGDGVTYSVAGYAGTAERDAAGPAQGAQELSNGRCSVHSYDVSDEEPLFYMAAEDSVAAVLVWGEDAEEARLRLPIC from the coding sequence GTGACCACGCTTCCCGAGTTTTTTACATCCCAGCACCAGCTTCGTGAACTAGCCATCCTGGACCAGGGCGCTGGTTCCACACTCTTCCTCGTTGAGGATCCCTCCAAGGAGCAACTGCTCGTGGAGATCTTCTCTCTCGAGCACCGAGGGGTGCTGCGTAAGGCCGGTGTGGCCGGGCAGCTTGAGCACAGCGCCATCGCGCCCATCGTGGGTACGGGCACGATGAACAATGGGCAGGAATTCTTCGTGCGCCGCTGTCTGCCGGGCGAGCTGCTGGCGAATTTCACCGGCTCTGGGGTTGGAGCACGCCACCTCTCCCGGGAGGAGGCCCTGGCCACCTTCACGCCGCTGGCGGAGGCCGTGGACTTCCTCATCCACCGCAACCGGGCTACTTATGCCCTGCGGGCGCTGAACCCGCGCCGCATCATTCTGACGGATCACCGCTCCACTGCTTTCTTCGCCACGGTCGGCCCGGCGGATGCGCAGGAAAGCTCGCGGACGACCGCGGAGGAGGTCATCGCGCGTTGTGCCCAGCTGCTGTCTGCCGCCTACCCAGCCTTCCGCGCCGATGCGGCCTACCCTACTGCCACGGCCATCGTTGAGGCCCTGCGCACCCACAACGCCGCACCTCAGCAGGATATCGCGCAGCCTATAGCCCAACCTGCACCCGAACCAGTACAGCAGGTGGTCCCGCACTCTGATACGCCGCAGAAGAAGTCCTCCCCCACGCTCCTCCTCGGCCTCGGCGCTGGTGCTGCCGCCTTGGTCATCATCGCAGGCCTCGCGTGGTTCTTCACGGGCCGCGCCGCGTGGTCCGAGGAGGAGCAAGCGCTTGTCGACGCCCACCCGGCCCTCCTCAGCCCTCGCCCTGGTGGCAGCGGCGTTGAAGACACAACGTGCGAATCGCGCGAACCGGAAGAATCCCAGACCGCCAAAATCACCTGCTCGGGCGACGGGGTGACGTATTCGGTAGCAGGCTACGCCGGTACCGCTGAGCGCGATGCGGCCGGCCCTGCGCAGGGCGCACAGGAGCTCTCCAACGGGCGTTGCTCCGTCCACAGCTATGACGTGTCGGACGAGGAGCCGTTGTTCTACATGGCTGCTGAGGACTCCGTCGCAGCCGTCCTCGTGTGGGGTGAGGACGCCGAAGAGGCGCGACTGCGCCTGCCTATCTGTTAG
- a CDS encoding cation diffusion facilitator family transporter — MAHEHHDHDHSSTPLRALLIALSITGTVFFAELIGGWLAGSMALMADAMHMLSDAAGLIIAVLAVLVGRRHASAQATYGYRRVEVLAALANAVMVLVISVWIVVEAVRRLQSPAEVQGKTMLIIAVIGLVANALSAWVLHRHRESSINVEGAFLHVLVDMLGSVAVIVAGIVVLTTGFVAADVIASLVIAAMVLPRAWQLMRLSASVLLEQVPAGFDASAIEPALRQVEGVADIHDLHLWSLDGVSVLTTVHIVRDGTVDTGPLLDAAQHALRELGIEHSTIQIEHPEHESHETVC, encoded by the coding sequence ATGGCACACGAGCACCACGATCACGATCACTCCAGCACGCCGCTGCGCGCGCTCCTCATTGCGCTCAGCATTACCGGCACCGTCTTCTTCGCGGAGCTCATCGGCGGCTGGTTGGCGGGCTCAATGGCGTTGATGGCGGATGCTATGCACATGCTTTCTGACGCCGCTGGATTAATCATTGCGGTACTAGCGGTGTTGGTGGGGCGCCGCCACGCATCAGCCCAGGCCACCTACGGCTACCGGCGGGTGGAGGTGCTGGCGGCGCTGGCGAACGCGGTAATGGTGCTGGTGATCTCGGTGTGGATTGTCGTCGAGGCGGTTCGCCGACTGCAGAGCCCGGCCGAAGTACAGGGAAAAACGATGCTGATCATCGCGGTGATCGGCCTGGTGGCGAATGCTCTATCGGCGTGGGTGCTGCACCGCCACCGCGAATCCTCGATCAACGTGGAGGGCGCGTTCTTGCACGTGCTGGTCGATATGCTCGGCTCGGTGGCAGTGATCGTGGCGGGCATCGTGGTGCTGACCACCGGGTTCGTGGCTGCAGACGTGATCGCTTCGCTGGTCATTGCGGCGATGGTGCTGCCGCGCGCATGGCAACTCATGCGGCTGTCAGCGAGCGTGCTGCTCGAGCAGGTTCCGGCGGGCTTCGACGCCAGCGCGATCGAGCCCGCGCTGCGACAGGTCGAGGGCGTTGCCGACATCCACGACCTACACCTGTGGAGCCTGGATGGCGTAAGCGTGCTCACGACCGTGCACATCGTGCGTGACGGCACCGTCGACACCGGCCCACTGTTGGACGCCGCCCAGCACGCCCTGCGCGAACTTGGAATCGAGCACTCCACCATCCAGATTGAGCACCCGGAGCACGAATCTCACGAGACGGTGTGCTGA
- a CDS encoding serine/threonine-protein kinase, with the protein MNSQPTASGLPLDLEPELTAKGYSQFHQIGAGGMGTIVFARKESLDREVAIKVIAQHAAGDDEEVGRFMSEMRTVAALDHPAIVPIYDGDVTPGGVPYFVMKFLRGPSLEAHINRRIMEGSKFTVEQTVRLLTPIAQALDYLAQLPSPVIHRDIKPANIIADDCEEPGDVMLADFGIAINEDTTRMTREGLRVGTDAYMAPELYPTQLAPSPPQPTAASDRYSLALIVLEMLTLVNLRRTTSPQQWAHSRVIPDLTPDNLAPSDGPLAPSLNSFFATALHPEPQKRFASSTEMLDALATVAGTAELAPPQENAPAPHDANVPDSADTPPAIAPSNNVASPAPDARDESPRWSLRRNHIILAAVLAGVLMVLSVVGGLALRGAGWDAEEDVLAREFPLIFPENPGRAPWRNLDCYSAEPEAGQRARIICESEDLTLVGADFGTEDDRDTIVPGTVEELTSEACTVTSAEIPGQPGTWGVYPTGVSARFAFVIAGANAKEDRLSLPLC; encoded by the coding sequence ATGAACTCGCAGCCCACAGCCTCCGGCCTGCCTCTGGACCTTGAGCCTGAACTCACCGCCAAAGGTTATTCGCAGTTTCATCAAATCGGTGCGGGCGGAATGGGCACCATTGTTTTTGCCCGCAAGGAGAGCCTTGACCGTGAGGTGGCCATCAAAGTCATTGCCCAGCACGCCGCCGGGGATGATGAGGAAGTAGGGCGGTTCATGTCGGAGATGCGCACCGTTGCGGCGCTGGACCATCCGGCCATCGTGCCGATTTATGATGGCGATGTCACCCCCGGCGGCGTGCCCTACTTCGTCATGAAGTTCCTGCGTGGCCCCAGTTTGGAAGCGCACATTAACCGCCGCATTATGGAAGGCTCCAAGTTCACGGTGGAGCAGACAGTGCGGCTGCTGACCCCTATTGCGCAGGCCCTCGATTATTTGGCACAGCTGCCCTCCCCGGTCATTCACCGCGATATTAAGCCCGCCAACATCATCGCGGATGATTGCGAGGAGCCCGGCGATGTCATGCTTGCGGATTTCGGCATCGCCATTAATGAGGACACCACCCGCATGACCCGGGAGGGCCTTCGGGTAGGCACGGACGCCTACATGGCGCCGGAGCTCTACCCCACACAGCTGGCCCCGTCACCCCCGCAGCCCACCGCCGCCAGTGACCGTTACTCGCTCGCGCTCATCGTGTTGGAAATGCTCACCTTGGTTAACCTGCGCCGCACCACGAGCCCGCAACAGTGGGCGCATAGCCGCGTCATTCCGGACTTGACTCCGGACAACCTTGCGCCAAGTGACGGGCCCCTCGCACCCAGCCTCAACTCCTTCTTCGCCACCGCGCTGCACCCCGAGCCACAGAAGCGTTTTGCCAGCTCCACCGAGATGCTCGACGCTCTCGCCACCGTGGCAGGAACCGCCGAACTCGCGCCACCACAGGAGAATGCTCCAGCCCCTCACGACGCCAACGTGCCGGACTCCGCGGATACGCCGCCAGCTATCGCTCCTTCGAACAACGTTGCCTCCCCCGCCCCGGATGCTCGCGACGAGTCTCCTCGCTGGTCCCTACGCCGCAACCACATCATCCTCGCGGCGGTCCTGGCCGGAGTGCTCATGGTCCTTAGCGTGGTCGGTGGCCTCGCACTGCGCGGCGCCGGGTGGGACGCCGAAGAAGACGTCCTCGCTCGAGAATTCCCTCTCATCTTCCCCGAGAATCCCGGCCGTGCACCTTGGCGCAACCTCGACTGCTACTCCGCCGAGCCTGAGGCCGGCCAGCGCGCCCGCATCATCTGTGAGAGCGAGGACCTCACTCTTGTCGGCGCTGACTTTGGCACCGAGGATGACCGCGACACCATTGTGCCGGGGACCGTGGAGGAACTCACCAGCGAAGCCTGCACCGTCACCTCTGCGGAAATCCCTGGGCAGCCCGGAACGTGGGGCGTGTACCCCACCGGGGTGTCCGCACGCTTCGCCTTCGTCATCGCAGGTGCGAATGCCAAGGAAGACCGCCTCAGTCTCCCCCTGTGCTAA
- a CDS encoding MDR family MFS transporter has protein sequence MSAEIPAKVIINLSILVLGAMVMILNETSLSVALPTIMADFGIPATSAQWLLTGFMLTMAVVIPTTGFLIERLSTRQIFLVSTGLFLAGTVVAALAPNFLILLGGRVLQAGGTALMIPTLMTVAMTLVPAQRRGTVMGIISVVISVAPALGPTVGGAILNRFTWHVIFWAMVPLMALILLAGLWRLTNVGESRDVPLDGFSVVLSAFAFGGLVYGLSSIEKMLTGGAWTEILISLVGVVALIVFIRRQQRLSLDDRALMDLRPFRIRNFTLAVIILLISFGLMLGMVTVLPIYLQTTLGATAFATGLAVMPGGIIQAFLSPIVGRVFDSYGPRPLTIPGSLFMVVSLWLMATLGESSTLWMVVGMHVLFSLGMCLMMTPLMTTALSSLPEKLYSHGSAIMNTFQQLAGAMGTAFLVVFLTRGTVAGAEAGMNAAAATAQGTHWAFLFAGIAGIAIAVLSPMLKRVD, from the coding sequence ATGTCCGCCGAGATCCCCGCCAAGGTCATCATTAATCTCAGCATCCTCGTTTTGGGTGCCATGGTCATGATTCTCAATGAGACGTCACTGTCGGTGGCGTTGCCAACGATCATGGCAGACTTCGGCATCCCCGCCACCAGCGCACAGTGGCTGCTCACCGGCTTTATGCTGACCATGGCTGTGGTGATTCCTACGACCGGTTTCCTCATCGAAAGGCTCAGCACACGCCAGATTTTCTTGGTCTCGACGGGACTTTTCCTCGCCGGAACGGTGGTGGCGGCGCTGGCACCGAATTTCCTCATCCTGTTAGGTGGCCGTGTGCTTCAGGCGGGTGGTACCGCGCTCATGATTCCCACGCTCATGACCGTGGCCATGACCCTGGTGCCGGCGCAGCGCCGCGGCACAGTGATGGGAATTATCTCCGTTGTGATCTCGGTGGCGCCAGCGCTGGGGCCCACGGTCGGTGGCGCGATTCTTAACCGCTTTACCTGGCATGTCATCTTCTGGGCCATGGTTCCCCTCATGGCGCTCATCCTGCTGGCAGGCCTGTGGCGCCTCACCAACGTAGGGGAGAGCCGGGACGTGCCGCTCGATGGGTTTTCAGTGGTCTTGTCGGCCTTTGCCTTCGGCGGCCTGGTTTACGGTCTGTCGTCGATTGAGAAGATGCTCACGGGTGGCGCATGGACCGAGATCCTCATAAGCCTTGTGGGCGTTGTGGCGCTCATCGTGTTTATTCGGCGCCAGCAGCGTCTCTCACTCGATGACCGTGCGCTTATGGATCTGCGTCCCTTCCGGATCCGCAACTTCACGCTGGCCGTTATCATCCTGCTTATTTCCTTCGGCCTCATGCTCGGTATGGTCACCGTCCTGCCGATATACCTGCAGACCACGCTGGGAGCCACGGCGTTCGCCACCGGGCTTGCGGTCATGCCAGGTGGCATCATTCAGGCCTTTTTGTCGCCGATTGTGGGCCGGGTCTTTGACTCCTATGGACCGCGTCCGCTCACGATTCCAGGCTCGCTGTTCATGGTGGTGAGCCTCTGGCTCATGGCGACGTTGGGAGAGTCCTCAACGCTGTGGATGGTCGTGGGCATGCACGTGCTCTTTTCCCTGGGCATGTGCCTGATGATGACCCCGCTTATGACGACCGCGTTGTCCTCGCTGCCGGAGAAACTCTACTCGCACGGTTCGGCCATCATGAACACCTTCCAGCAATTAGCCGGTGCGATGGGCACGGCCTTCCTCGTGGTCTTCCTTACTCGCGGCACGGTTGCGGGCGCGGAAGCCGGAATGAATGCCGCCGCTGCCACAGCCCAGGGAACGCACTGGGCCTTCCTCTTCGCTGGGATCGCAGGTATCGCAATTGCGGTGCTCTCCCCAATGCTTAAGCGCGTGGACTAA